The DNA sequence ACGGCGCCTATCTGTCCGCCCTCAAGACGCATCTGCCGATCGGCCAGCTGGAGCACACGACCGGTGACCACCACGACCGCCGCCGCGCAGGCGTGCACCTGATCACCCCGCCCTACTGGGGGCACGACGCCTACCTTCCCAACCCCATCGGCAACCGGGACGAGCCAGGCCCGTTGTGGGTGACCGAGCCGACCCTGCGCATGCTGCTGCGCCTCGCGGGCCCGAAGTACGGGCTGTGCGATCCGCCGGAGATCCATGAGTCCTGGACCTCGGGGGCCACGGAAGGCCTGTTGGAGAAGTTCCGCGTCGCGCTGAAGGACGCCCGGGACCGGGCGATCGCCGAGGACGACGAGGTGACGCTGGAGTACGTCAAGGCGATGTACTCGAAGTTCGTCTCGACGATGGGGGAGTCGAACTACAACCGGGAGCTGTACCGCACCGACTGGATGCACATGATCCGCTCCCAGGCCTTCGTGAACCTGTGGTGGAAGGCCCACCGGGCCTACGACGAGGGCCTGATGGTCGTCCGCGCGATGGGTACCGACGAGTTGCATGTGATCGGTGACTGGCGCGCGGTGTTCCCCGAGGGGCGCGCTGTGACCGAGGTGAAGGTCAAGGACGTCTACACCGTCGGAGACGCCGAAGCCGTCGGAGACGCCGAAGCCGACAGCGCCGACTGAGCCGGGCTCGCCCGTCGGCTCATCCCTGGGCGGCCCAACCCTCCCCCTCTCTCCCGCATCCGCGTCAGGCTTCGAGGCGTTCCGTGTACGCCTCGGTCGGCGGAGCCGGGGTCGGACTGGTCATGCCCACCGACCAGAACCCGGTGGTGCCGGGGATGGACGTCACGGCATTGAGATACGGCGCCGGCGCCGCGCCGGCCGGGCCCCGGACGATGGTCCAGGTGCTTCCGTCCCGGCGTAAGTACGTACTGCGGCTCTGGTCCTGGAAGTTCCAGCCCGAGATCCACGCGGCGCGCCCCTGCGCATCGCCCGCGATTCCGGTCAACGAGCCGGCGACGAAGCCCGTTTCCACCCGTGTCCAGCCCCTGCCGTCCCAGTGGCTGAGGGACGGGTTGCCCGGACGGCCCGGCGGCCCGCCGACGCCGAACTCGGTGCCCACCGCCCATACATCGTCGGGACCGGCCGAGTGGAGGTCGGCGATGCTGAGGCGCAGGCCCGCGACCGGGGGCAGTACGGTCCAGGCTCCGTCCCAGCGGGCCACGAGCCCGGTCCATCCGCCCCCGTTCGACTGGTCGCCGCTCACCCAGACCTCGCCCGGCGAGCGCAGGACCACCCGGTACAGGTTCACGCTCGCCACGGGCAGCGGCTCCAGCCATCGCCAGCGTTGCCCGTCCCCGTGCAGCAGACGGGCGGCGCCGCCTCGGTTGCCGCAGATCCACACCTGCCGGTCCGGGCCGACTGCCACCGCGTTCAACCGAACGTCCGCCTCGCCCTGGCCCGGGAACGCGACCTCGCGCCATGTGGTTCCGTCCCAGCGCAGCAGCGGGCTGCCGGTGCCGACTGGTTGGCCCACACTCCACGCCGCGGTGGCGCAGACACCGGCGACATCGCTCAACCGCGTGTGGTTCAGATGCGACAGGTCGGTCTTCGTCCACGCGCTGCCGTTCCACAGCATGGCCAGGGCTCGCCCCTGCGACGACCCGCCGCGGGCCTCCTCGCCCACGGCCCAGGCCAGTTGAGGTCCGACGGCGGCGATACGCCGCAGCTGCGCGGCCGGAACGCTGCCGGGTGCCGGCACGGCCTGCCAGCCCTGCGTACGGGGCGTCGGTACGTCGGCCAGGGCCTGGCCCGGTCCGAGCGCGACTCCCGAGAGTGCGCCGATCGCCCCTGCCACAAATCGCCTTCGTCTCACCGCGGTGTCCCTCCAGGCCGATAGGGCGGATAGGAGGGACACCGTGAACCAGCGGGCCTCAGAGGTCTAGATACGGGGATGACAAAGCTCGCCGGGGAGCTCGTTCAGCACCTGCGGCCGGCGCGCAGCTCCAACCGCTCCCCGGTGAACCGCTCGCGGAAGCCGCGGTCGTGCGAGACCGCGACCACCGCTCCCGGGTACGCAGCCAGCGCCGCCTCCAAGTCCTCGATCAGGTCGAGCGCGATGTGGTTCGTCGGCTCGTCGAGTACGAGCAGGTCCGCGGGCCGGGTCACCAGGATCGCGATCTGGAGTCGCCGTTGCTGGCCCGCCGACAGCGCGGCCACCGGTACGTGCAGGTCCTCCTCACGGAACAGGCCCAGTGCCAGTAGCCGTTCGGCGTACTCCTCCGGCAGCCCGGGCCGCCCTGCCGCGAAGGCGGCGAGCAGCGGGAGCCGTGTGGAGCGCGGGGGCAGCTCCTGCGCGAGGTACCCGGTCCGCGCGGGGCGGCGTACCGCGCCTGCGTCCGGCTCCAGGTCTCCCGCCAGGACGCGCAGCAGCGTCGTCTTGCCCGCTCCGTTCTCGCCGGTGACGAGCATCCGCTGCCCGGACGCGATCGTCAGCGTCCCGTCCAGCCGCAGCCGCTCCGCGACCATGACGTCGTCGAGTTCGGCGAGCGGGCGCTCGGCGGGATGCCCGCCGCCCGCCGCCGACAGCGTCGCCGTGAACCGCAGCGGTTCCGGGGGCGCCGCGACCGGGTTGCGCCGCAGGTGGGCCAGCCGTTCCCGGGCCGCACGGACCTGCCCGCCGAGCTTCGCCTCGTGCGAGCGCCGATGCTTGCCGAAGCCCTGGCGGGGGTCCTTGCCGGTGCCGGCCAGCCGCTTCCCGGCGGCCTCGACCAGTTCCTCGGTACGGGCCACTTCTTCCAGCCAGTCCGCGTGCTCCTGAGCCGCACGGCGGCGGGCGGCGGCCTTCGCGGTGCGGTAGCCGGTCCAGCCGTCGCCGTACCGGTGCACGGTGTGCGCGTCCCGGTCGACTTCGAGGATCGTCGTGGCGATGCGTTCGAGGAAGCCGCGGTCGTGGGTGACCGCGACGACGGTGCCGCGGTGTGCGCGCAGATGGTCCTCCAGCCAGCGCACGGCCGTCGCGTCGAGGTGGTTCGTCGGCTCGTCCAGGAGGAGCAGCTCGGGCGCGGCGGCCAGTACGCAGGCGA is a window from the Streptomyces sp. NBC_00299 genome containing:
- the abc-f gene encoding ribosomal protection-like ABC-F family protein — translated: MRERAHTAAPLAVAQLSVKDVTKSYGTRTVLDQVSFTVRPGEKAAVIGENGSGKSTLLRLLAEAEVPDAGEITVSFPGGVGHLTQTLDLDPDCTVQDAVDLALTELRDMERRLREAEESLGGASQDELAAYGELLMAYEERGGYEADARVDAAMHGLGIAGITRDRVLGSLSGGEQSRLALACVLAAAPELLLLDEPTNHLDATAVRWLEDHLRAHRGTVVAVTHDRGFLERIATTILEVDRDAHTVHRYGDGWTGYRTAKAAARRRAAQEHADWLEEVARTEELVEAAGKRLAGTGKDPRQGFGKHRRSHEAKLGGQVRAARERLAHLRRNPVAAPPEPLRFTATLSAAGGGHPAERPLAELDDVMVAERLRLDGTLTIASGQRMLVTGENGAGKTTLLRVLAGDLEPDAGAVRRPARTGYLAQELPPRSTRLPLLAAFAAGRPGLPEEYAERLLALGLFREEDLHVPVAALSAGQQRRLQIAILVTRPADLLVLDEPTNHIALDLIEDLEAALAAYPGAVVAVSHDRGFRERFTGERLELRAGRRC